CTCCGTCACCTACGATGTCCCCCACAAGCACAAGAAGAACCCGGTCTCGCACGGCTTCGGGGTGCTCGCCCGGATCCTCGGGCTGATTGGCTCCCGGCGGATCCTCCGCGCTCATTCTCGGGCTCCTGCTCGTCGCGATGGAAACGATTCTGGAATCATTCGTACAGATTTTCCTGCAGGAGAGCAGGGGTCGTTGCGGTCGGATTCCCGGCCGGACAGGACTCCGGAAGAGTGGAGCAGGGGAGACCCCGTCGGCCCTGGAGGTCCCGGGAGTGATTGCGATTGTGTTTGGCATCCGGTCGGCGAATATTTGAATCTGCCGGGTACAGGCTCCCAGCGAACCCATTTGCCGTCCTGCACGACCGATTCAGGAGTTGCTGATGACGAAAGAGAGAACCAGGTTGTGCCTATGAAGATTTTGCGCGTCTCCTCAAACCTCTATCCGTCGGTTGTCGGAGGGCTCGGTTTGCATGCCCATGAGATGTCCCGCCTCCAGGCACAGGCGGGACACGATATTACCGTCATTACAGACCAGACTGACTCCGGGCAGCCTGCATTTGAGGAGAAGGATGGATACAGCATCATCCGATCGAATGCATCGCTCAATCTCTTCGGGAACTCAATCTCTTTCTCCCAGTTGTTCTCTCTTTTTAAGCGCTGGGACTCCTATGACATCGTTCACGCCCACTCGCATCTTTTCTTCTCAACGGTCCTCTGCACGGTTGTCCGGAAGTTGCGATCCGCCCCGCTGGTCGTCACGAACCACGGCCTTGTATCACAGACCGCGCCTGGGTGGCTGCAGCGACTCTACCTGCCGACGATCGGGAAGTGGGTCTTTAAAACGGCAGATGCGGTAATCTGCTACACCAGGGCCGAACGGGACCAGGTGATCGACCTCGGCGTTTCTCCCGATAAGATCCACGTCATCCATAACGGCATCGACACCAGTGTCTTTGTCCCTTCGGAGTCCTCGTCCCCAAAAAAACAGATCCTCTGGATCGGACGGTTCACTCCTGGAAAAGGAGTGGAGTATCTCCTGAAAGGGTTTGAGGCCTTCTCCCGGAAGTTCCCCGACTACACCCTCGTGGCGGTCGGCCGGGGGCCGCTCCGGGACGATTTCATCAGGACGATCCGGGAAATGGGTCTCGAAGACAGGGTAATCCTCAGGGATTTCACTCCGAACAAGGAACTCCCCGACCTGTACCAGGATTCATCTCTCTTTGTTCTTCCGAGCCTTGAGGAAGGCGTCCCGAGAACGATCCTGGAGGCGATGGCCTGCGGAAGGCCGGTGGTCTGCACGGCTCTCCCTCAGCTAATCGATATCGTTTCGGGGTGCGGGATGCTCGTCCCCACCGAAGATGCCGGGGCCGTGGCCGACGCCCTCTCAGCACTGGTATCGGAGCCGGCCCTCGCCCGTAACCTCGGGCAGTCGGCGAGGGAAAAGGTCGTCTCGCAGTATTCCTGGGACGACACGGTCGCAAGAACTCTCGACCTCTACGCCTCGCTCCTTCACCCTGCTTCCAGGGATCGCAATACGTCCCGGATCTCGAATGTTGCAGAGAAATCTTCAAAATTAGAGGAATTTGAAAGGATCGACGGATAGGAGATCATCGGCTGGTGGTAAAGACATGAAAATATCGATCGTTGGTTGCGGGTATGTCGGCACGGTTACCGGTGTTTGTTTTGCTGATTTTGGTCATGACATCATCTTTTACGATATCGATGGAAAGAAACTGGATCTCCTCGCCCGGGGGGAGGCGCCGATCTATGAACCCTCTCTCGACGGCCTGATCCGGAAGAACCGGGAGCACCTTGTCACGACTCCGGATCTCACCGCTGCCGTGCGCGATACCGATATCACGTTCGTCTGTGTCGGCACCCCGTCCCGGCAGGACGGGTCCATCGACCTCGCTTACATCCTCTCGGCGGGTGCCACGATCGGAGAGGGCCTGCAAGAGATGCCGGGCTTCCATTCCATCATCGTCAAGAGCACCGTCTTCCCGGGGAGCACCGAGGGACCCGTTCGTTCGGTTATCGAGCAGGAGTCGGGGAAACAGGCGTTCGTCGATTTCGGCCTCGGATCGAATCCGGAGTTCCTCAG
The genomic region above belongs to Methanoculleus oceani and contains:
- a CDS encoding glycosyltransferase, with the protein product MDGNCSATGVTPADNPENSSQEVDGNWSRQEHPLSPSGNGVDIPKDGRSSPAARVYPAPATPGTHAFAVIAPAYNEALVIGSVVLLAKKHADRVIVVDDGSADRTAVIARLAGADVIEMPENGGKAKAMMAGFARARELGYEAVVMLDGDGQHDPEEIPIVAAPVLAGEADLVIGSRFLETRAEIPTYRRAGQMVLNGFTNLSVDGSFATTDSQSGFRALSCRALENLTFTSEGYNIESDMIAHFAPLNLRMTEVPISVTYDVPHKHKKNPVSHGFGVLARILGLIGSRRILRAHSRAPARRDGNDSGIIRTDFPAGEQGSLRSDSRPDRTPEEWSRGDPVGPGGPGSDCDCVWHPVGEYLNLPGTGSQRTHLPSCTTDSGVADDERENQVVPMKILRVSSNLYPSVVGGLGLHAHEMSRLQAQAGHDITVITDQTDSGQPAFEEKDGYSIIRSNASLNLFGNSISFSQLFSLFKRWDSYDIVHAHSHLFFSTVLCTVVRKLRSAPLVVTNHGLVSQTAPGWLQRLYLPTIGKWVFKTADAVICYTRAERDQVIDLGVSPDKIHVIHNGIDTSVFVPSESSSPKKQILWIGRFTPGKGVEYLLKGFEAFSRKFPDYTLVAVGRGPLRDDFIRTIREMGLEDRVILRDFTPNKELPDLYQDSSLFVLPSLEEGVPRTILEAMACGRPVVCTALPQLIDIVSGCGMLVPTEDAGAVADALSALVSEPALARNLGQSAREKVVSQYSWDDTVARTLDLYASLLHPASRDRNTSRISNVAEKSSKLEEFERIDG